CGGGGATTAATTGTCGAACCGAGGAAATATGTTGTTCGCCAAGGAGAACCTGGCGATGAATTGTTTATCCTCTACGAAGGCTCTGTTGAAGTGCTAATGAATCTAAAATCAGGACGACCGCTGCATATTACAGAATTACAACCAGGGGATGTTTTTGGAGAAATTGCACTACTACACGATGTTCCACGCACCCGTTCTATTCGTGCTGTTCGCAAAAGCCTTCTACTTCGTCTTTCTCGAGATGATTTCCGGCAACTTATCGTCAGCAGCATCGGAGCAAAAGTAATCGAAAGCATTATAGAGAAACAGTCATTTCTACATCGCATCAAACTCTGCAATCATTGGCATCCACAAGCCTTAACGAGATTTGCCCAGCTTGCACATCTTGCTGAATTCAGGGCAGGTGAAGTGGTCATTAAAAAGGGAATGCGCAACCAGTTTTTTTATCTGATATATGATGGACTGCTGGAAGTTATGATCGATGGGAAACGGGTTGCTAAACTCGCAACCGGAGAATTCTTTGGAGAAATCAGCCTGCTGCAGAACAGCACCGCAACTGCCGATATCGTCGCCATCACGGAAAGTCGATGCCTCGTCGTTCAGCGACGCGACTTTTTGCAATTTATCAGCACTGACTTTCTGGTCGGCTTACAGTTCGAAGACATCAGTTCAAAGCGGCTCAAGCATCCAATCTTTCCCCTGACCGGAGTTGCCTATGACGACTTCTCTGAGCGGCATGGCTAGAAGTCTTTAACTAACGACGTTTCTTTTTCTTGCCCATATCCGGGGGAGGAAGACGACCCACAATCTCATCACGGTTGGCATAGAGGATAGCATCTTCACGTGAAATGTAGCCTTGCTCGTAGAGGTCGAGCAGACACTGCTCCATCGTTATCATTCCCTCGCCTGACTTTGTTTCCATAATGGAATAGAGCTGGTGCCATTTGCCTGTCCGTAATAGATTGGAAATACCAGTGCTGTTACGCATCACCTCCATCGCAACAAGTCGCCCGTCTCCATGTATACGGGGAACAAGCTTCTGACTAATAACATAGTCCATACTGAAAGAAAGCTGTGTCGTGATTTCTTTCTCACGTTCAGGTGGATACATATCAATAATACGTGTGATTGCTCCAACACAGTCACGAGTATGCAATGTGGAAAAGACAAGGTGCCCTGTCTCTGCAGCAGTAAGCGCGAGAGAAGCAGTTTCGATGTCACGCATTTCTCCGACATAGACCACATCAGGATTTTCACGCAAAGCACTAAAGAGTCCCCTTGAAAAACTATCTACATGTTCCCCGACCTCTCTTTGTGAGATCAAGGAAGCCTCACTATCGAACATATATTCGATCGGATCTTCCAAGGTGATAATTCGGACGGGACGCTGGCGATTAATGGCGTTAATCAAACTGGCGATGGTCGTTGACTTACCACTGCCAGTGATTCCTGTGACCAGAACCAATCCACGCTTTAAATGGACCAGCTCTTCAGCAAGCCCTTCAGTAGGAAATCCCACTTCTGAAACATCAGGGACATGCTTGGGAAGCAGACGAATGGTGGCCGCGATACCATCACGATCACGAAAAGCATTGATACGGAAACTGTATTGATCCTCCACTAACTCATAACCTGCATCCACATCGACCAACACATCTTCTTTCATCTTTTTGACGTGTTTTTCGCTCAGCAAAGGATAGATAAGCCGCTCGGCGATCTCCTGCGTTACAATCGCACCGTTGGGAATAGCTTGTAAATCATCATCCAGACGAAAACGCACCGTTTGGCCGACCTTGATATGGAAATCCGAGATACGCGGCATGCCATTTGCCACATACTCAGGATCAAGCGCACTTCTCAATAAATCGTTGATGCTGTATATGTGATCGTCGGCTTGGTAAACTTTGTCGTCAGGATTGTAGTTCATATAATGGAGGTATGTCTCTGGTAAGGGTTATCACGACACCGGCTTGTGTCGAGGATTCTGTTTCGATTGTATATTCCTTTATCACGTCCCGTAGAGACGATCACCGAAATCTCCCAAACCAGGGCAAATATAGGCTTTTTCGTTGAGACAGCGATCTAGAGCGGCAGCAATAATCTCAATCTCGGGGAAAGCTGCTTCAATCCGAGCGAGACCTTCCGGCGCAGCCACGATATTGACCAATTTAACAGTAGCTGCCCCTGCATCGTAAAGGCGCTGCACAACCGCCTCTGCCGATCCTCCCGTAGCCAGCATAGGGTCAATCGCGATTGCTGTCCGCCCGTCCATTGGGGGGAGCTTACAGTAATAGCTCTTGGCTTTGGCCGTTGTTTCATCGCGCTCCATCCCAACATAACCAACCGAAACCTCGGGTAGAAGATCGACAAAAACCTGTAGCATCCCTAGCCCCGCTCTTAAAATGGGCACGACGACTGGAGATTCCTCAATCGCAAACCCGCCCGTCTCTTCAAGTGGAGTGACTACGGTGGTGGTCTTCTCCTTCAGGCTGCGAGTCGCCTCCATCGCCAGGAAGAGAGTCAGCTTTTCACACGCAGCTCTAAAAGTTGCATGCGGCGTCTGCTCGTCACGGAGAATAGTCAGGTAATGCCTCGCTGCTGGGTGTTCGACAATATGCAATGCCATGGAATGGATATAGGTTTGGTTTGTTGTAGGGAGCGCGGTTTCTATCCGCAGATTTCACAGATTTACGCAGATTAGTACTGAATTCTAGACGACCTTTCAAAATTCCTTGAAAAGAAAAATCTGCGCCAATCTGAGGATAATAAATAAGGAATTCGAACTAAATTAAAATGATTTTCGGCAGATCCGACGAATCCGGCGAACCAAAGTGCTTACCAATGAAGTCATCAATAACTCCCAGAGTCTGATCAGAGAGCAGTTTTACGATATCATCAACTGCCTCTCCTGACAGACAGAAGGGCATATAGCTGAAAAGCATGTCACCATCCTGGCAGAGGGCACAAATTTGATGCTCCTCCCTGGGCTTAATCTCACGGTTCTTGATCATGCATTTGTCAAACCACGGTTTGGGGTCAAGGCCATGGTTACTCAACAGGCGCTCGCGCCGGGCAACGAGATCAACATGTTCCTCGTAGTAATTGTTGATAAGCTCAAGCGATTTGACTGAAAGCTCTGAACTCAAATTGTCACAGCAATCATGACACATGGCGTATTCAAACACCGGCTCATCACCTCGAAAAGCCTTTTCAATCAAGTAAACGACGCCGGGCTCACGCAGATTACGGTCACAAATAGAGCAGCGTTCAAATGGGCCATCATTCAGAAACGACCAGAGGTTTTTCGGAACAGGAATAAACTCGTTGACCGGTCCAAGTGGCGGAAGATCCATATCAGCACTATTTTTGTGACAACAACAACCCGTTGCAAGCCTAAGGCTGTGATCTTCAATTTATCGGGGCGATGGGAGTCAGGATTTCTTCAATGACTTCAGGCTCTCGAAAATAACGAGTGTGATAAGCTCCAAAGAACTTTCGTAAGAGATGAACATCCTCAAATTCAATTGTGCGATGATCGATGGTTCGATCTGCATCCTTAAATTCCTGAGTTTCAAAACTGAACTCGCTACTGGAATCTGGCATTGCCGTGCACATCCAATCCGCATCGGAATAAAAATCCACCCAACTCTGCTTACGGATTACCGGACTGGACAGTGCGAGTGACATGCGCTGACGAATCGACTGTGCTCGCAACGCCATGACTGCGAGTGGTCCGGCTAAAGTAATGTGCCGCATAGATGTACCTGAAGAGCCAGCATAATCGGCCATAAAATCAACATGGATTACCGTCCCAAAGCTGTGGGAGACTATGGTGATTCGCTCATACTCCCCTGATGCCTCGATCTCCAGGATCAAGCCACTGACGCGTTTCCAAATCCCCTGCCGGAGGTTGTCGTCAGTCAGATAGCGGTAGGCAAAGCCCAATATGTTGACTGCCGACTCAATAACGATCGCAAGAGAACCTCCAAAGAGCAGAGTGGTCAGGCTGAGCCACCATTGAGTCATATCACTAATAAGACACCCGAGGAAGGCAAAAGGGAACCACATGTCGCTAGTGGCGTTACTGACCAAATCGCTGAAAGATTTCCCGCTTGGTAGCGCCAAAACATTCAGGCTACTAGTCACCGCGCCGTACCACCAAAACAACATGGCAAGCGTTGTGATAAGCCCACAATAGGCAATGTAACGGTTTTTCGTTTTAGAAACCGGTGTATGCCCCCAGTAAAAGATGAGTATCAAGCCACGTAAGATCTGCTCTTTGATTGGTCGTTTCGTTAAGGCGGTGATAGTATCACCCCAAAAAGCTTCAAATAAATGCAGCTCACGTATATTTTCCGGGTCTTGCCTGGTTTTGACCTCCAAAACGCGTGCCTCGTGCTCTCCAAGACTGTGATCGGGCTTGGATTGTTTGTGTGTCAGCTCTCCCGAAGAGAGAATACCACGCTCCATCTTCGCCAGAATATCGCCACTTGTCTTCCCATCCATGCCATGGATCAGTATGACAGCTTCGCGTTGTCTGCATGCAGCCGTATCGCTCATTGATTGACGTATAATGTCGCTTACCTATTGGGTCAAACCAAGAGGTAAGCTAAAAGCTCGGAGAGCAGGCAAGATGAGTTTCAGAGCCCTTGAGCAAGCATCCCAACCCTTGTCTAAGCTTTCCCAGGGCTTAAAGAAGTCTTCCCAAACGCTGGGCAAATTTGCCATTTAATCGCTCGATTTTCTCAGGCGTATGCGCTCATACTTATTCTATGAAGTTGATTGTTACCGGAGCAACAGGTCTTGTAGGACACTCCATAGTCGAAGCAGCACTCAGGCGAAAGTTCGAAGTGATCGCCATTGGAGGTAGCCGCGAGATTCGCTGGCCGGAGGGCGTCACCTCAGCTTCTTTGGATTTATCCGACCCGGAAGCTTGTGACCGCTTCCTCCTCGATGAATTTCCGGATGTCATTATCAACGCAGCTGCGGCTTCCAGCCAAACCACAGTCGATGCCGATCCTGAGAAAGCGGAAAAGTTGAATGTGGCCCTTCCCCGCCGCCTGGCGCAACTGGCCAACCATCTCAATGCACGACTGATCCACTTTTCCACCGATATGGTCTTTGATGGCACGGCCGCCCCATATCGAAGCACCGATACGCCCTCCCCGATCAATCTCTACGGCCAGCTGAAATTAATGGCTGAGCGAGAAGTGCTGAAATATGGTGGAGACTTCGCAACCGTGCTTCGCATCGCAATTGTGACAGGAAATAGTCCTTCCGGAAGACGCAGTGTGCATGAACGCCTCTTTGCGGACTGGTCCGAGGGCAAAAAGACACGCCTCTACGAGGACGAAATCCGCCAACCGGTTTCCGCTGCAAATGTTGCCGAACTTATCATTGAGCTTTGCCAGCGTCCCAACCTTCACGGCATATTCCACTGGGCGGGCTCGGAAAAGCTGAGCCGTTATGAAATGGGGCGACGTATTGCCGAACATTTTCAATTACCCACCGATCTCGTCGAAGCGGCACAAAGTGAAGGCAACCGTCAGGCAGACTTATCCATGGAGCTCCAACCCTTGATGGGCAAAGTCAGAACGACACCCGCAAGCTTTGAAGAACAACTCAAGTCCATGAGTGTCCCCCGCTGGTGCCGTGCCTGGTATGCCAGTATTCGTGGTTTGCCTCCGGAAGAAATCGAAACCGTTCGCCTGATCAAAGGGCGAGATTTTTGATCGTAGGATTAATGAAGAAGGAATAAAAATATGTCATTCGTCATTCGTCATTTGGCATTTAGCATTTCTCCCTGCCTTTTTACTTAAAACCATGGACTGCTTTCCTGACAGGCGAGCTGATGCAGCAACGAACATGGCGATGGATCAGCTCATGCTCATCGATTATCCGAGCGTAGAGATGCCAAGATTCAGGCATTATGATTGGGAATACTCAGCCTTTACTTTCGGATTTGCCCAAACCTGGGAGGAAGAACTGGATACATTGGTTCGGGACGGACACGAAGTCATCCGACGTGAAACAGGCGGCGGTCTGGTTGATCATCGTAATGATTGGACATATGGACTTGTCATACCCTTAAGCCATCAACGCGGCAAAGAGGCACCAACTGAAATATATCGGGATGTCCATGTCTGCATGATTGAGGCGCTTCAAAAACAAAATGCTGATGCCATACTGCAACAAGAAGTTCCACCACCTAAAATCGAGAATGAATTCAGCGCCTGTTTCAATCGGGCCGAGCTGAATGACGTTATCACTCAAAGCAAAGACAAGGTTGCTGGGGCAGCCCAACGCCGTAATCGTGAAGGTTTTTTGATCCAAGGCTACATCAGTCGATCCACTTTGCCCAACCTGGATTGGCAATGCTTCAAAAACGATTTCATTGAACGACTGACCGACTGGTTGGATTCATCAGCCAGGGAAGTCAGTTGGCCGAAATGGGATGAAGTGGCTCTGAATAAAATGAAAGCACGCTTTGCTTCAGAAGCCTGGAACAAGAAGCGTAAGCGTGAGTGATCGTTCTGCCCACACGCAATGGTTCAGCCTAGTTAATGGCGACCTCAAACCATTCGTTCTCATTCAGGTCATAGAAGTAATTGGTGTTTATTCCCTCCAGGTAATACAACCAACTTGCCTTCTCATCGCTCCACAAAATGGGAAAAGTGACGGAATTGGTCCATAGCCATTCCAGGTCAAGTGAAGCTCCATACAGCCAGAAATCATCATCCTCTGCCCCGGTTCCACCAGGATACATCCAACCAAGTTGATAATGGTAAATCCAGGGTAACTGACTGACATTAAAATCTCCGAACCATTGGAAAGAATAGTCATCTCCTGAATCGTCATACTGACTCACGCCTAAATAGTAACTGCCCATTGGTGGTAGAATCTCAACCAGTTGCATCATTCCCAGGTCTTCATGCTGAATCAAATGACAGTGAAGAACAAAAGCACCGGTATATTTCTTGTATCGCGAACGAAGCGTCACGCTTCCATTGGTTGGGATCATGACAGTATCCAGCCATAAAGGAAGCGTTGGATAAAGATCTCTGGCATTCCTGCCGTCCAAATACGTTCCTTCGATATCGACCATATACATATCGTTCGTATGAACATGATGCGGATGACCGGCTCCGGTTAAAACCCATTCGTCTACTTCGTTCAATGTAAGCGACTGATCCACCCGCGTCGGATCAAACAGTTTTCCATTGATCAGAAAGTCAGGTAAACTCCCGGGATTGACACTCACCGAATACAGCAAATCTCTATAACCAGTGACTTCGTCTGCTTCAATCGGATCATATATTGGTGATAATTCAATGAGCTCATTCGGTATTCCCATATTCAGCTTTTCACCCTCGACAATAACCGTGGCGATCGTCTGTTCGGCAACTGGTCCGGCTGCAAGTTTTGTTAACGAATAAGTGCCAGCTTCTCTGGCCTTTGCCAACACTTCGATACGATTGGCTGAAGCCATATAAAGCTGCTCCATCAAGACAGGTTCATCAATTGGAATCCCGTCATATGCAATAACGTAAAAGTCGACACCATCACATTCAATCGGGAGCTGATCATCCCTCGACGCATTTACGATACGCCAGCGCTGGACCTCGCCCGGTTGGATTCGAATGATAGGATTAATCTGGCCGTTAATAGTCCTGCCAACCTTACAGGTCGGAAAAATCTGGCCAATCTGGGTTGCCTCAGTATCCGGATCATTGGTTGTAAAATACTGATCTGCTTCAATTTGCTGATAAAAGAGCAGTACGTCCTTCGCTGCAGCAATCTCCGGGATCTCATCAATCGCACCTTCGACGATAATTGTGCCTGCCAATCCACTGCGATACTGAGCCCATATCGCACCATGATTATGTGAGTGATAAAAGTACAAACCAGGAGCATGATCTTCCGGAATGCTTATGATGTTGGTAAAAGCTTCGCCCGGGGCAATGCCCTGCAAGACCTGATCCGCCTTGTATGCTGGAGATACGTGCAGGCCATGCGTGTGCAAGTTATAGGTGTTGATCTGATGAGGGAAATTATAGTCGTAATCCAAACTGGCCGCTTCGATCAATGCAGCCAGGTCACCATTCTCAATTTTCTGTTTTTGTAACGGCGTGCAAAATTCCAGATCGACTCCAAAGAGAGTAATCAGATCGTCAGTGTTGGCTGGAAGGTTGTTCTCCGTTCTGACGATCAATGTATCACCAGCTTTTACGCGCAGTGTAGGCCCGGGAATGGTGGCATTATAAGTCGGCCCCCGAATAAACATGAATTCACTTTCGACATCAGAGGTCCCGTCACCAAGCAAGTGCCACGTTTCTTCCAAAAGGTGTCCTACTTTAAGCATGCCATCTGCCGAATGAAATTCCGCCGGCTGTTTCAATTCTTCAAAAGCCTCGACGAATACATTGATCGAATCGGTGGCATAACACGGCAAAGCCAGAGGTAAACTCAATGCAACGATGAACGAGGTAACACAACAGCCTCGAAATCCATTCAATTTTCTCAAAGCAAGATTGAAGCACATTAATTCACCATCAAGGCAAACAATTCTGCGTCAAACCTTTTGCCCTAAATACTTAAAAATAACATAATAATCACATCAAGATTAAGAAATACTAACGATAACTTAATCTGAAGCATGTTAGCAGCATGCTCCACTCAGGAACAAATGAATGAACTTACCCCGTAGTTCGCAATCCACTCGCAATGGCATTCACAACTGAAAGAAGGTTCTCTGTTATCTCAGGATCTTCATGCTCACTGGCACGCATTACTTTCAGGAGTTCAATCTGCTTTTGATGCAATATAGTCAAAGAACCTTCACGCTTCTGGATCGTTTTAACAAAGCGTGGGCGACGCTCCGGAAGCGGACGCATGAAAAGCTGATCCAGATGACGAACCGTAAGCGCACGTTCATTGAGGATCTGACCAAGTATCTTTTCGCGTACTGCTTCGGACTGCACGAGATCGGCATACTTCCGCATCCATTGTTCGTCTGAACTGGCCAGACTGCTTTCGATATTATAAAATACGTAGCGCAGGAAGGGTGTTGCCTGAAGGTTATCTTTAATCACAGCGTAACCTTCGGCAGATTCTTGCTCCAAAGTATCAAGGGCACTGCCGACGCCATACCAACCCGGAAGATAATAACGAGATTGATTCCAACTGAATACCCAGGGAATCGCTCGTAAATCTTCAAGCGTCGCTTGTCCGGTTCGACGGGCGGGACGGGAACCGATACGACTGCGTTCAATCGCATCAATAGGAGTCGCCTCGCGGTAGAACTGGATAAAATCAGGAGCGTCGAGCAATCCACGGTATGCTTTACGTGACCTCTCGACCATTTGATCCATGGCACCGCTGATGTCTTCCTGCAGAGGTGACAGGGTGGCAAGGAGCTTTGCTCCTAGACTTCCCGCCATGAGCCACTCAAGATTTGCAGTCGCCGTGGATGGAGTGTTGTATTTTTGGGCAATGACCTCGCCCTGTTCTGTTACGCGCAGACCACCATCAAGCGAATGTGCTGGTAACGCTTCAAGAAAACGATGAGTAGGTCCGGCCCCACGCCCGACGGTCCCACCACGCCCATGGAAGAAAGTCACTTTCACACCATGTACTTTGCCAACATTCACGAGGTTGCGCTGGGCGTTGAATAAGACCCACTGGCTGGCAAGAATGCCCGTATCTTTGTTACTGTCACTGTAACCGAGCATGACCATGAACCTTGCAGGATCACTGCTGCCAATGCGAAGGCTTTCCTGTGTGCAGGGATGGGAAAGAAATCCATCGGAGATCGCTGGAGCACGTTCAAGGTCCTCGTAGGTTTCGAAAAGCGGAACGACTGGCAAAACACAGCTCAGTTTGCCGTTCAAGGAGCGAGTCAAGCCAACCTCTTTGGCCAAAACGTAAACCGTAAGCAGGTCGCAAAGATTTCGTGTCATGCTGACGATCAAAGCACCGAATCCATCCGTGCCGCACTTTTCAATATGGCGGGCAACGACGGCGAATGTTTTACGGACTTCAGTGGCTTCGTGAGGAAGTTTTACCGAAGCGTGAGTCAGTGGGCGCGGTGTCGCCAACTCCTGATTTAAAAACTCAAGCTTCTGCTCCTCGGGCCATTGAGCGAAATTTTCAGCATCATCGATACCCGCAGCCTGCATCATCTGGCTCAATGCCTTTTCGTAAAAGGTGCTATTTTGCCGGATGTCAATGCGGGCCAAATGTAAACCGATACTATCCATGAGACGGATAATAGGCTGAAGGTAAGTTTCAGCGGTTCGGCAGGCACTGGCAGACTCCAGCCAATAGGCCAGATTGCTCAAGTGCTCTTTCAGTTGAGCTGCAGAAAATGACTCAAGACGCTCGGTCAACGCACAGACATAGGCACGCCATGGTTCCTCAGTATCGACATTGCCATGCCAGGCATCAAGTTGCGCTATTAGCTGCGGCGGGCATTCACTGTGGGTTCTGGTGAGTGAAAGCTTTTCCGAAAGCGCTTCAAAACGGGCGTGTAAGATCCGTAGCGCTGTTTCCCGCATAGTCTGCAAGGTATTGGAAGTCACATCCGACGTGACAAGCGGATGGCCGTCCCTGTCCCCTCCAACCCAGGAGCCAAACTGGAGCTGAGGCAAGTCTGCCGGGGTAAGTGGCGCTTCCTCTGGCCATGTTTCCCTCCATGCATTGCGGAGGTTGTCATCGAGCTGATTAAACATCGATGGAAAGACTTCGCTAAGGTAGTAGAGCAGATTATCCAGTTCATCCTTCACCTGTGGTTTACTCAGGTAAATTTCGCCGGTGAGCCAGAGTCGTTCAATCACCGCCCTCGCCTGTATTGCGCAATGCTCAGCTTCACGCGCCGTGCGGATGTTCTCCCGCTCACGCAAAATCCGGACAATCTCCCGGTGCAACCCCAAAACAGACCAGCGCTTGGCCTCAGTCGGGTGCTTGGTAAATACAGGTTCCACCTGAAGCTCGCGTAGTTCCTCCCGGATCTTAGCTGGCTCAAAACCCGACTCCTTCAAGCGGCTCAGATAATGCCCCCAATGGCCTGGCTCAGCTGACGGGCCAAGCTTGGCTTCGCGAGTACGGCACATGCTGTTTGAAACATGCTCCTCTGCTAGATTCAGCAGTTGAAAGGAAAATGAGATTGCCTGAACAGCCGAGCCATCAAGCTGATCAGCCGAAATGTCAGTCAATTCTCCCTTTATCAGCTTTGCAGCCCCGTCTTCACCCAAGTTCTCCAATACATCGACCAAGGCTCCGATCAGAAATGCATTCTCATCTTCGACCTGGGCAAGGCCATGCTGGACTAGCTCAATAAATTGACTGCTGACTGATTCGCTCATGCTTTAAAAATCGATTGCCGGACTCATCAATAGATCCATTCGCTCATCTTGAAGTAGAGTGGAATACCGATCACAAGATTGAATGGGAAAGTAATGGCGAGCGAAGTCGTGACGTAATAGCCAGGGTTGGCCTCGGGCAACGATACGCGAACCGCCGCTGGTGCCGCTATGTAGGAGGCACTGGCAGACAAAACAGCAAAAATAACCGCCCCACCCTGTGAGAGCCCGATTGCATAGCTGACGAGAACTCCAAGTGCTCCCTGCAAAATCGGGGAAATAATGGCAAAAGCCATAAGAGGGATACCCGCCTGCCTTGCATCTTTCATTTTCTCACCCGCAACCAGTCCCATTTCCAAAAGGAAAAGCATCAGAACACCATAGAAAGGCGTCACCAGGAAAGGACTCATCAGCGCACGGCCGTCTTCCGTTGCAACCGCACCAGCAAATAGCCCGCAGAGCAGCAGGATAAAACTTTTACCGGAAAGCACTTCATGGATGGCTACCCCGAAGGATACTTTGGAATCACTATTGAAAATCTTGGCCAGCAGCATCGCGATAAAAATGGCGGGGATTTCCATCACTGCCATCAAAGCGGGCATAAAATTCTCATAGCTGATGTCCTGATTATTGAGAAATGCCAGACAAGCCATGAAGGTGACCGCGGAGACCGAACCATAGTGTGCCGCCAGAGCTGCTGCATTAACTACATTCATCCCAATAAGTATTCTAACCGCAAAAAATACAATAATCGGAATCAATGCACCGACAATAATCGTGGCCAACAAAGGGATCGCCAGCTCTCCAATGCTGGAGTCCGCCATGGCGGAGCCTCCCTTAAAGCCGATTGCCAGAAGCAGATAAATCGTCAGAATCTGATAAACCTGCTCTGGAAATTTCAGGTCACTGCGAACCCAAACAGCAACAAGTCCCGCAGCGAAGGCGATTACGGGCGGCGATAGAAGATTGGCTCTAAGAAGTAAAAGTGAATCCATGCAATTGGGATGGCAGAAAAATCGGCTTCGACCAGGTTGCAAGCTAAACCTTAGCATTTATTGTTCTCAACCTGCCTGAAAGTCGAAGAAATCGTTTATTTATCGTGGGCAACGAGTCATTAAGAACAAAAATTGTCTAATGTAAGGCGATTTTGGTGATGAGTTTAAGCACATCAATCCATCGCGACGCTTCGAAAGTCCTAAAGATGTCTCTTACAACCTATTCCCCTTGAGGCACTTCCTCTGAAAAAACAGTCGCCCAGTCATTCGCCATGTCGACCACGACCCACCCCTGCTCAGGCGCTTCAGTCAGGGCTTCGACGAGTTTACCGGAACTTTTCGGTTTGGCGTCATAGGCATACTCACGATCTGCATCGGTGTGATGGACGATGAGCCCGAAACGACGACCATCTCCGGCAGTGGTCCACTCCAGCATCGCCTTGTCTCCATCGGAGTTTCCAAATGCGGCAATCGGGCGTCTGCCGATAAACTGGTAAATGCCAACCGGTTTCCCCTCTTTGTCATCCACAAAAAGATTATCGAATGTCTTGATAAGAACAGGCCCGTCTTCAGTGCGTTCGAAACGAACTCGCACATTGGAGCCAATAACCTGTTCAGGAGGAATCCCATAAACCC
The Rubellicoccus peritrichatus DNA segment above includes these coding regions:
- a CDS encoding phosphoenolpyruvate carboxylase codes for the protein MSESVSSQFIELVQHGLAQVEDENAFLIGALVDVLENLGEDGAAKLIKGELTDISADQLDGSAVQAISFSFQLLNLAEEHVSNSMCRTREAKLGPSAEPGHWGHYLSRLKESGFEPAKIREELRELQVEPVFTKHPTEAKRWSVLGLHREIVRILRERENIRTAREAEHCAIQARAVIERLWLTGEIYLSKPQVKDELDNLLYYLSEVFPSMFNQLDDNLRNAWRETWPEEAPLTPADLPQLQFGSWVGGDRDGHPLVTSDVTSNTLQTMRETALRILHARFEALSEKLSLTRTHSECPPQLIAQLDAWHGNVDTEEPWRAYVCALTERLESFSAAQLKEHLSNLAYWLESASACRTAETYLQPIIRLMDSIGLHLARIDIRQNSTFYEKALSQMMQAAGIDDAENFAQWPEEQKLEFLNQELATPRPLTHASVKLPHEATEVRKTFAVVARHIEKCGTDGFGALIVSMTRNLCDLLTVYVLAKEVGLTRSLNGKLSCVLPVVPLFETYEDLERAPAISDGFLSHPCTQESLRIGSSDPARFMVMLGYSDSNKDTGILASQWVLFNAQRNLVNVGKVHGVKVTFFHGRGGTVGRGAGPTHRFLEALPAHSLDGGLRVTEQGEVIAQKYNTPSTATANLEWLMAGSLGAKLLATLSPLQEDISGAMDQMVERSRKAYRGLLDAPDFIQFYREATPIDAIERSRIGSRPARRTGQATLEDLRAIPWVFSWNQSRYYLPGWYGVGSALDTLEQESAEGYAVIKDNLQATPFLRYVFYNIESSLASSDEQWMRKYADLVQSEAVREKILGQILNERALTVRHLDQLFMRPLPERRPRFVKTIQKREGSLTILHQKQIELLKVMRASEHEDPEITENLLSVVNAIASGLRTTG
- a CDS encoding multicopper oxidase domain-containing protein yields the protein MNGFRGCCVTSFIVALSLPLALPCYATDSINVFVEAFEELKQPAEFHSADGMLKVGHLLEETWHLLGDGTSDVESEFMFIRGPTYNATIPGPTLRVKAGDTLIVRTENNLPANTDDLITLFGVDLEFCTPLQKQKIENGDLAALIEAASLDYDYNFPHQINTYNLHTHGLHVSPAYKADQVLQGIAPGEAFTNIISIPEDHAPGLYFYHSHNHGAIWAQYRSGLAGTIIVEGAIDEIPEIAAAKDVLLFYQQIEADQYFTTNDPDTEATQIGQIFPTCKVGRTINGQINPIIRIQPGEVQRWRIVNASRDDQLPIECDGVDFYVIAYDGIPIDEPVLMEQLYMASANRIEVLAKAREAGTYSLTKLAAGPVAEQTIATVIVEGEKLNMGIPNELIELSPIYDPIEADEVTGYRDLLYSVSVNPGSLPDFLINGKLFDPTRVDQSLTLNEVDEWVLTGAGHPHHVHTNDMYMVDIEGTYLDGRNARDLYPTLPLWLDTVMIPTNGSVTLRSRYKKYTGAFVLHCHLIQHEDLGMMQLVEILPPMGSYYLGVSQYDDSGDDYSFQWFGDFNVSQLPWIYHYQLGWMYPGGTGAEDDDFWLYGASLDLEWLWTNSVTFPILWSDEKASWLYYLEGINTNYFYDLNENEWFEVAIN
- a CDS encoding PilT/PilU family type 4a pilus ATPase, with protein sequence MNYNPDDKVYQADDHIYSINDLLRSALDPEYVANGMPRISDFHIKVGQTVRFRLDDDLQAIPNGAIVTQEIAERLIYPLLSEKHVKKMKEDVLVDVDAGYELVEDQYSFRINAFRDRDGIAATIRLLPKHVPDVSEVGFPTEGLAEELVHLKRGLVLVTGITGSGKSTTIASLINAINRQRPVRIITLEDPIEYMFDSEASLISQREVGEHVDSFSRGLFSALRENPDVVYVGEMRDIETASLALTAAETGHLVFSTLHTRDCVGAITRIIDMYPPEREKEITTQLSFSMDYVISQKLVPRIHGDGRLVAMEVMRNSTGISNLLRTGKWHQLYSIMETKSGEGMITMEQCLLDLYEQGYISREDAILYANRDEIVGRLPPPDMGKKKKRR
- a CDS encoding SDR family oxidoreductase, with amino-acid sequence MKLIVTGATGLVGHSIVEAALRRKFEVIAIGGSREIRWPEGVTSASLDLSDPEACDRFLLDEFPDVIINAAAASSQTTVDADPEKAEKLNVALPRRLAQLANHLNARLIHFSTDMVFDGTAAPYRSTDTPSPINLYGQLKLMAEREVLKYGGDFATVLRIAIVTGNSPSGRRSVHERLFADWSEGKKTRLYEDEIRQPVSAANVAELIIELCQRPNLHGIFHWAGSEKLSRYEMGRRIAEHFQLPTDLVEAAQSEGNRQADLSMELQPLMGKVRTTPASFEEQLKSMSVPRWCRAWYASIRGLPPEEIETVRLIKGRDF
- a CDS encoding lipoate--protein ligase family protein, translated to MDCFPDRRADAATNMAMDQLMLIDYPSVEMPRFRHYDWEYSAFTFGFAQTWEEELDTLVRDGHEVIRRETGGGLVDHRNDWTYGLVIPLSHQRGKEAPTEIYRDVHVCMIEALQKQNADAILQQEVPPPKIENEFSACFNRAELNDVITQSKDKVAGAAQRRNREGFLIQGYISRSTLPNLDWQCFKNDFIERLTDWLDSSAREVSWPKWDEVALNKMKARFASEAWNKKRKRE
- the upp gene encoding uracil phosphoribosyltransferase, which translates into the protein MALHIVEHPAARHYLTILRDEQTPHATFRAACEKLTLFLAMEATRSLKEKTTTVVTPLEETGGFAIEESPVVVPILRAGLGMLQVFVDLLPEVSVGYVGMERDETTAKAKSYYCKLPPMDGRTAIAIDPMLATGGSAEAVVQRLYDAGAATVKLVNIVAAPEGLARIEAAFPEIEIIAAALDRCLNEKAYICPGLGDFGDRLYGT